From the Rhinatrema bivittatum chromosome 7, aRhiBiv1.1, whole genome shotgun sequence genome, one window contains:
- the LOC115096059 gene encoding L-seryl-tRNA(Sec) kinase-like isoform X2, with amino-acid sequence MALLDRRPEVEDLLCMALENPVREFQENTAAEKDADRAVCAASLLHQADQALRKIISETMRMAKENVPAKGMKTLAEELGKLKCQSLDDLRHGRFLDPASEHHGSDVQDTVARFLQKTDGLLQEYIGSPQ; translated from the exons CCCAGAAGTGGAAGACTTGTTATGCATGGCCTTGGAAAATCCTGTGAGAGAGTTTCAGGAAAACACTGCTGCTGAGAAG GATGCCGATCGTGCTGTGTGTGCAGCCAGTCTGCTCCATCAGGCCGACCAGGCTTTGCGGAAAATTATCTCCGAAACTATGAGGATGGCAAAAG AGAACGTCCCAGCCAAGGGCATGAAGACTTTGGCAGAAGAACTGGGCAAGCTGAAATGTCAGAGCCTGGACGACTTGCGCCATGGAAGGTTTCTGGATCCAGCGTCTGAACACCATGGCAGTGACGTGCAGGACACGGTGGCGCGGTTTCTTCAGAAGACGGACGGGCTGCTGCAGGAATACATTGGCAGCCCCCAGTGA